The following proteins are co-located in the Lagopus muta isolate bLagMut1 chromosome 11, bLagMut1 primary, whole genome shotgun sequence genome:
- the ATG7 gene encoding ubiquitin-like modifier-activating enzyme ATG7 isoform X3, giving the protein MAAVSNESHHPVDPGSSKLQFAPFSSALNVGFWHELTQKKLNEYRLDETPKVIKGYYYNGDPSGFPARLTLEFSAFDMNAAIPARCCPAFGTLYNTNTFEAFKSCDKKSLLEKEANEIWESIKSGAALENPLLLNRFLLLTFADLKKYHFYYWFCYPALCFPDGIHIVQKPVCLGDRFSLNQIQALQKAYDELCQSEGVTAFPYFLIKYHDNSVVVSPLKKWDGFFQDQEGKVTVGVYDPCNLSHYPGWPLRNFLILASHKWGNILQSIEVLCFRDRTIQGVRDITHSIIFEIKLPQGAFGPDCPKAVGWEKNQKGGMGPRVVNLSECMDPKRLAESSVDLNLKLMCWRLVPTLDLEKIVSAKCLLLGAGTLGCSVARTLMGWGVRKITFVDNARISYSNPVRQPLYEFEDCLSGGKPKALAAAERLQKIFPGVNSEGYNMSIPMPGHPVNFSEVTMAQARKDVATLEELIDAHDVVFLLMDTRESRWLPAVIAASKRKLVINAALGFDTFVVMRHGLKKPKQQETGNACFSTAPGPSDLLGSSLFSNIPGYKLGCYFCNDVVAPGDSTRDRTLDQQCTVSRPGLAMIAGALAVELMVSVLQHPEGGYAVASSSDDRMNEPPTSLGLVPHQIRGFLSRFDNVLPVSLAFDKCTACSPKVLDQYEREGFNFLAKVFNSSHSFLEDLTGLTLLHQETQAAEIWDMSDDETV; this is encoded by the exons ATGGCAGCAGTCAGCAATGAGTCCCACCATCCTGTGGATCCTGGAAGTTCGAAGCTGCAGTTTGCCCCCTTCAGTAGTGCCTTGAACGTAGGATTCTGGCATGAACTAACCCAGAAGAAGCTCAACGAGTACCGATTAGATGAGACTCCAAAGGTTATCAAAGGGTACTACTACAATG GCGATCCATCAGGTTTCCCAGCTCGTTTGACGTTGGAATTTAGTGCCTTTGACAT gaATGCTGCAATACCAGCACGTTGCTGTCCTGCTTTTGGAACATTGTATAATACCAACACTTTTGAGGCTTTCAAGTCCTGTGATAAAAAATCACttttggaaaaagaagcaaatgag ATATGGGAATCAATAAAATCTGGAGCTGCACTTGAAAACCCTCTGCTCTTGAACAGGTTCCTGCTGTTGACATTCGCA gatctgaaaaaatatcatttctaTTACTGGTTTTGCTACCCTGCTCTCTGCTTCCCTGATGGAATACATATAGTTCAGAAACCAGTGTGTCTTGGTGACCGGTTCTCTTTAAATCAG atTCAAGCACTTCAGAAAGCGTATGATGAACTTTGCCAGTCAGAAGGGGTTACAgcctttccttattttttaatcaagtaTCATGACAATTCAGTGGTTGTATCTCCGCTCAAAAAATGGGATGGTTTCTTTCAAGACCAAGAGGGAAAG GTGACAGTTGGAGTTTATGATCCGTGTAATTTATCTCACTATCCAGGATGGCCACTGCGAAATTTCCTGATCTTGGCATCACATAAATG GGGCAATATTCTCCAATCAATTGAAGTGCTCTGCTTCAGAGACAGGACCATACAAGGGGTGAGAGACATAACACACAGCATtatctttgaaataaaacttcCACAAGGAGCATTTGGCCCAG ATTGTCCAAAAGCTGTTGGATGGGAGAAAAACCAGAAGGGAGGCATGGGTCCAAGGGTGGTCAATCTCAGTGAGTGTATGGATCCAAAAAg GTTAGCAGAATCATCGGTGGATCTTAATTTGAAATTGATGTGCTGGCGGTTGGTCCCTACTCTTGATTTGGAAAAAATTGTGTCTGCCAAGTGTCTGCTGCTAGGAGCTGGTACGCTGGGTTGTAGTGTGGCAAGGACTTTGATG GGTTGGGGAGTCAGGAAGATTACATTTGTTGACAACGCAAGGATTTCATACTCCAACCCAGTGCGACAGCCGCTGTATGAATTTGAAGACTGTCTCAGTGGTGGGAAGCCTAAGGCacttgcagctgcagaaagacttcagaaaatctTCCCAGGAGTG AATTCAGAAGGCTATAACATGAGCATCCCTATGCCAGGCCATCCAGtgaatttttcagaagtaaCAATGGCACAGGCTCGGAAGGATGTGGCTACACTTGAAGAGCTTATTGATGCTCATGATGTTGTTTTCCTACTAATGGACACTAGAGAGAGTCGATGGCTTCCTGCTGTTATTGCAGCCAGCAAGAGGAAG CTGGTCATCAATGCTGCCCTGGGGTTTGACACATTTGTCGTTATGAGACATGGACTGAAGAAACCCAAACAGCAAGAAACTGGCAATGCATGTTTCAGCACTGCCCCTGGTCCTTCTGACCTTTTGGGCTCGTCGCTCTTTTCAAATATCCCTGGCTACAAGCTGGGCTGCTATTTCTGCAATGATGTCGTGGCACCAGGGGAT TCCACCAGGGATCGAACACTGGATCAGCAGTGTACAGTCAGTCGACCTGGATTAGCCATGATAGCCGGAGCTCTTGCAGTGGAATTAATGGTTTCTGTTTTACAGCATCCAGAAGG TGGTTATGCTGTGGCCAGCAGTAGTGATGATAGAATGAATGAGCCACCTACTTCTCTTGGGCTTGTTCCTCATCAG ATCCGTGGTTTTTTATCAAGATTTGATAATGTTCTTCCAGTCAGTTTGGCATTTGATAAGTGCACAGCCTGTTCCCCCAAA